The following coding sequences are from one Vibrio syngnathi window:
- a CDS encoding CatB-related O-acetyltransferase, producing the protein MKKIIRKIKKLIFIRDQKKQKNFLSRKSNFTDTQFEGCNSVASDCDVNASYIGFGTYIDTHCNMNNVKIGRFCSIANNVKIVLNNHPVNDYVSTHPCFHRADHRLMQKQGLDFNKGTIYSHTKYVEEHYQVVVGSDVWIGEDVKIFPGVAIGHGAVIATGSIVTKDVEAFSIVGGVPAKEIKKRFTEEEREALLMEQWWEWPLEKIKEHQGAFINIKDFKLLIS; encoded by the coding sequence ATGAAAAAAATCATACGCAAGATTAAGAAGCTAATATTCATTCGTGATCAAAAAAAACAGAAGAACTTCCTTTCTCGAAAATCAAACTTTACAGACACTCAATTTGAAGGCTGTAACTCTGTAGCAAGTGATTGTGATGTGAATGCTTCATATATTGGCTTCGGTACTTATATTGATACTCATTGTAATATGAACAATGTCAAAATAGGTCGTTTTTGCTCGATTGCTAATAATGTGAAAATTGTCCTAAATAACCACCCGGTCAATGATTATGTGTCGACTCACCCTTGCTTTCATCGAGCAGATCATCGACTGATGCAGAAACAAGGATTGGATTTTAACAAAGGTACTATTTACTCGCATACTAAGTATGTTGAGGAGCATTACCAAGTTGTTGTTGGATCCGATGTTTGGATTGGTGAAGACGTGAAAATATTCCCAGGAGTGGCTATCGGGCATGGTGCAGTGATTGCAACAGGTTCTATTGTGACCAAAGATGTAGAAGCATTCAGTATTGTGGGTGGTGTTCCAGCGAAGGAAATTAAGAAGCGCTTTACTGAAGAGGAAAGAGAAGCTCTTTTAATGGAACAGTGGTGGGAATGGCCACTTGAAAAAATCAAAGAGCATCAAGGTGCCTTTATTAATATCAAAGATTTTAAGTTATTGATTAGTTAG
- a CDS encoding lipopolysaccharide biosynthesis protein: protein MNDKLKPKLVFVGYKQQYEKLEIDVLSSDYEKHHIFLSKWLVKLVSFLFFYSKKHYHEAYGAIIRRKIKALNGFDVIFTTDSLRDIKSISKVDGRKVIVFRNVTDGSLNHHLKGFETYTFDEGDAEKYNFKHIYLPMPQLKIIDEIAKSSDYDVSFVGVDKGRKEKVQKIKDALDGFKCNFIVFDKKPSYSYVEYLTVMLNTKCVLEMVLDGQTSDTMRVKEALYARKKVITNNTSLYNHPLYSKDNFLIFDSLNELASNIEGFISSDFDESVLIKLEDYTVDGFYHKLLSGNGE from the coding sequence ATGAACGATAAATTGAAACCGAAACTGGTTTTTGTAGGCTATAAGCAACAGTATGAAAAACTAGAAATTGACGTCCTATCGTCTGATTATGAAAAGCATCATATTTTCCTAAGTAAGTGGCTAGTTAAATTGGTTTCCTTTTTATTTTTCTATAGTAAAAAACATTATCATGAGGCTTATGGAGCGATCATAAGACGAAAAATAAAGGCACTAAATGGCTTCGATGTCATATTCACCACCGACTCTTTGAGGGATATAAAGTCGATATCAAAGGTAGATGGGAGGAAGGTGATTGTTTTTAGAAATGTCACAGATGGAAGCCTGAACCATCATCTAAAAGGTTTCGAAACGTATACTTTTGATGAAGGTGATGCGGAAAAGTACAACTTTAAGCATATTTACCTACCTATGCCTCAACTTAAAATCATCGATGAGATAGCAAAATCATCTGATTACGATGTTTCTTTTGTTGGTGTTGATAAAGGAAGGAAAGAAAAGGTTCAAAAAATAAAAGATGCACTGGATGGGTTTAAGTGCAATTTTATTGTTTTTGACAAGAAACCGTCTTATTCCTATGTTGAATACCTAACCGTGATGCTCAATACCAAATGTGTATTGGAAATGGTTCTTGATGGACAGACGTCTGATACTATGAGGGTTAAAGAAGCGTTATATGCTCGAAAAAAAGTAATCACGAATAATACGAGTCTTTACAATCACCCTTTATACTCAAAAGATAACTTTCTTATATTTGACTCTCTAAATGAACTTGCTAGTAATATTGAAGGCTTTATCTCTAGCGACTTTGACGAATCAGTTTTGATTAAGCTTGAAGATTATACTGTTGATGGTTTTTATCACAAACTCCTATCTGGTAATGGCGAATAG
- a CDS encoding glycosyltransferase, whose protein sequence is MYTRATLPVVNYGGTERVIWDLVYALHLAGHRVTLLAGKGTKCDWARVIEYQPNVPLQSQLPNDIDVVHFHSDLEPISYPYILTQHGNSDGPIDPNTVFVSSQHAKNHGAQAYVYNGLNWDNYQKPNFNLKRERFHFLGKAAWRVKNVQGAIDITKKAGQQLDVLGGHRLNLKMGFRLTLDRHVRFLGMVDDTTKSQIMTQSKGLIFPVTWHEPFGLAITESLYFGCPVFGTPYGSLPELVSSEVGLLSSCEQELVEGILNSDTYDSARCNEYARDQFNANVMAAAYVSYYEKVVEGNKANSALGSIVESFKRLPYER, encoded by the coding sequence ATGTATACAAGAGCCACGTTACCTGTGGTGAATTATGGTGGAACCGAACGAGTCATTTGGGACTTAGTTTATGCTTTGCATCTTGCCGGGCACCGAGTGACGCTGCTCGCTGGCAAAGGCACAAAGTGTGATTGGGCGAGAGTCATCGAGTATCAACCGAATGTACCACTGCAAAGTCAGCTTCCAAATGATATTGATGTTGTACATTTCCACTCTGATCTAGAGCCTATCTCTTATCCCTACATTTTAACGCAGCATGGTAATTCAGACGGCCCTATTGACCCTAATACCGTCTTTGTTTCATCTCAGCACGCAAAAAATCATGGTGCACAAGCTTATGTGTACAATGGCTTGAATTGGGATAACTACCAAAAGCCTAACTTTAACTTGAAACGAGAACGTTTCCATTTTCTTGGGAAAGCGGCGTGGCGAGTTAAAAATGTTCAAGGTGCCATTGATATTACCAAGAAAGCTGGCCAGCAGCTTGATGTCTTGGGCGGGCATCGCTTGAACCTAAAAATGGGTTTCAGGTTAACGTTAGATCGTCATGTTCGTTTTTTAGGGATGGTGGACGATACAACGAAATCTCAGATCATGACTCAGTCAAAAGGTCTGATATTCCCCGTGACTTGGCATGAACCGTTTGGCTTAGCGATTACAGAGAGTTTGTATTTTGGTTGCCCTGTGTTTGGTACACCCTATGGCTCACTGCCGGAATTAGTTTCTAGTGAGGTAGGTCTTTTATCGAGCTGTGAACAAGAGCTCGTAGAGGGGATCTTAAATTCTGACACCTATGATTCAGCTCGTTGTAATGAATACGCGAGAGATCAATTCAATGCCAATGTCATGGCTGCAGCGTATGTTAGTTATTACGAGAAGGTAGTTGAAGGTAATAAAGCCAATAGTGCATTAGGAAGTATTGTCGAGTCTTTTAAAAGGTTGCCTTATGAACGATAA
- the coaD gene encoding pantetheine-phosphate adenylyltransferase produces MKIAIYPGTFDPVTNGHYDLIKRASCMFEKLVIGVAESPSKATLFSLDERVALLRETCHELPNVSVEGFSGLLVDFATEQNASILVRGLRTTMDFEYEFGLTTMYRRLKPELESLFLTPSEEFAFLSSTLVREVAIHGGDIEQFVPECVHQAVVAKVKAFKN; encoded by the coding sequence ATGAAAATAGCAATATACCCAGGTACTTTTGATCCAGTGACTAACGGCCATTATGACTTAATTAAACGTGCCTCATGTATGTTTGAAAAACTTGTCATTGGTGTCGCAGAGAGCCCAAGTAAAGCCACCTTATTTAGCTTAGATGAGCGTGTGGCCTTATTGCGAGAAACTTGCCATGAATTACCTAATGTTTCCGTTGAAGGTTTTAGCGGTTTGCTGGTTGATTTCGCGACCGAGCAAAACGCCTCAATTTTGGTGCGTGGCTTAAGAACGACAATGGACTTTGAGTATGAATTTGGTTTGACGACAATGTATCGTCGATTAAAACCAGAACTAGAGAGCTTGTTTTTGACACCTTCAGAAGAGTTTGCTTTTTTATCATCAACATTGGTTCGTGAAGTCGCTATTCATGGTGGAGACATAGAGCAATTTGTTCCAGAGTGTGTTCATCAAGCTGTTGTCGCTAAAGTAAAAGCTTTTAAAAATTAA